A stretch of Bombina bombina isolate aBomBom1 chromosome 2, aBomBom1.pri, whole genome shotgun sequence DNA encodes these proteins:
- the LOC128647084 gene encoding olfactory receptor 2G3-like: MQDILTAGIDVPSSTSASSSFLGKHRQDTTDRGGGPDVGENVGGVGTSSQVKPTQRREQIKVSLKEMFDNITFVDGFIFLGLETTPELQKVLFIVLALLYILSVIGNFTVLVIIRTDRRLHTPMYFFLLNLALIEMLYTTAVTPNTLKNLLEEEKMISFAGCFIQMFLFVTLGGTECVLLGIMAYDRYVAICHPLLYTTIMNQPRCVCLALVCWVIGFTDSLLHTILTSVLPYCNRRIIKHYFCEIPSLLNISCKDTYVNEILLFLVGGCIIVGSLTFILISYIFVIAAIMRISTLNRKQKAFSTCTSHLIVVTIFFGTVICIYLQPSSHSFSSQGEIVSLAYVAVTPLINPIIYSFRNKDFQQALEKSFSFCSCVNEK; the protein is encoded by the exons ATGCAGGACATACTGACTGCAGGTATCGATGTACCTTCCTCGACTTCAGCTTCATCTTCTTTTTTAGGGAAGCACAGACAGGACACCACAGACCGAGGAGGCGGACCAGATGTGGGAGAAAACGTAGGAGGTGTGGGGACCAGTTCACAAGTGAAACCAACACAACGGAG AGAACAGATAAAG GTTTCACTGAAAGAGATGTTTGACAATATTACTTTTGtggatgggtttatttttttaggactTGAGACAACTCCAGAATTGCAGAAGGTCCTTTTTATAGTGCTAGCTCTCCTCTACATTCTGTCAGTTATTGGCAACTTCACTGTCTTAGTTATCATAAGAACAGACCGTCGTCTTCACACACCCATGTACTTCTTTCTACTTAATCTTGCACTGATAGAAATGTTGTACACTACAGCTGTTACTCCAAATACCCTAAAGAATCTATTGGAAGAGGAGAAAATGatctcttttgctggatgttttATTCAGATGTTTCTCTTTGTTACATTGGGGGGTACAGAATGTGTTCTCCTAGGTATCATGGCTTATGATAGATATGTAGCCATATGTCACCCTCTGTTATATACCACAATCATGAATCAGCCTCGTTGTGTCTGTCTAGCACTGGTTTGCTGGGTTATTGGATTTACAGATTCTTTGCTTCATACCATTCTCACATCGGTGTTACCTTACTGTAATAGGCGTATTATTAAGCACTACTTCTGTGAGATTCCATCTCTTCTGAATATATCTTGTAAGGACACCTATGTTAATGAAATACTGTTATTCCTTGTTGGTGGGTGTATAATTGTGGGCTCTCTAACCTTCATTcttatttcatatatatttgtCATTGCTGCAATTATGAGAATTTCTACTCTAAATAGAAAGCAAAAAGCCTTCTCTACCTGCACCTCACACCTCATAGTTGTCACCATTTTTTTTGGAACAGTAATTTGCATTTATCTTCAACCCAGTTCACATTCTTTTTCTAGCCAGGGTGAAATTGTCTCCTTAGCATATGTTGCAGTAACACCTCTTATTAATCCAATCATTTATAGCTTTAGAAATAAGGATTTTCAGCAGGCTTTGGAAAAAAGTTTTTCATTTTGTAGTTGTGTAAATGAAAAGTGA